The following are encoded together in the Pelagicoccus enzymogenes genome:
- a CDS encoding redoxin domain-containing protein, translated as MSSKCGIIVLILAALARQACLWADPPPFPLGLDGGEVDVFADAEARALVCFFVEENCPISNRYVPRMKALASDWSQAGVTFYTVYPSMDTTSESVRLHRKEYDLEIPALIDREHVLVSRSQASVTPECSVFARKENGEFELVYHGRIDDQYLAFGKWRRAPLQHDLRDTLIDICQGRPPAFRTEQAVGCYISKD; from the coding sequence TTGAGCAGTAAGTGTGGAATCATCGTTTTGATCCTGGCGGCTCTCGCCCGGCAAGCTTGCCTTTGGGCCGACCCCCCGCCTTTCCCGCTTGGATTGGATGGGGGTGAGGTCGATGTCTTCGCCGACGCGGAAGCGAGGGCGCTTGTATGCTTCTTTGTTGAGGAAAACTGCCCGATATCGAATCGCTACGTTCCCCGCATGAAGGCGCTCGCCTCGGATTGGTCGCAAGCGGGAGTGACGTTCTATACGGTGTATCCAAGCATGGATACAACGTCAGAATCGGTGCGGTTGCACCGCAAGGAGTACGACTTGGAGATTCCAGCCTTGATCGATCGGGAACACGTTTTGGTGTCTCGTTCTCAGGCGAGCGTGACTCCGGAGTGCTCGGTTTTCGCGCGGAAGGAGAACGGCGAATTCGAGTTGGTCTACCATGGTCGTATTGATGACCAGTACCTCGCGTTTGGGAAGTGGCGCCGAGCGCCCTTGCAGCATGACTTGCGGGATACGTTGATCGATATTTGCCAAGGACGTCCTCCTGCTTTTCGTACGGAACAGGCGGTTGGTTGCTACATTTCGAAGGATTAG
- a CDS encoding sulfatase: MTPRLIIGLAPLAASIAFNFASQASDRPNVLFIIADDLNHYGFSHEQAGIQTPHFDTFRKSAVTFPNAVCNAPSCVPSRASFLSGLYPYSTGSYLNGSDPWTKPAMDEIVSLPEIFKQAGYITWGSGKVFHTKITPERKEAAFDNEPWAGDFGPFLKEEDQMGSKWWGAGAWDGPDTDFPDVVNAEKAIAFLNEVHDRPFFMVLGLWRPHTPFTAPQRFFDQYDRDTLPFPPASFQSGDLDDVPQQGIELSRVWGERWIVSGESDKEKWRDILWGYAATTSFADDTTGRVIEALDASPYADNTIVIFVSDNGYHVGEKEHFEKSTLWSASARVPFAIRLPGKQNAAAVSDATVGLIDIYPTLVDYCSLPQPPQGTDGLSMRPALEQPSYKWDRPAITVYEVDHFSATDGSYRYIRYGDGSEELYDHSSDPHEFENLADEPRLAGIKRRFQKWIPERWAPSLGGRQG; this comes from the coding sequence ATGACCCCCCGACTGATTATTGGCCTCGCCCCCCTGGCGGCCTCCATCGCTTTCAATTTTGCAAGTCAAGCCAGCGATCGGCCCAACGTTCTGTTCATCATCGCGGACGACCTCAACCACTACGGATTCTCCCACGAGCAAGCCGGCATCCAAACGCCGCACTTCGACACGTTCCGCAAGAGCGCCGTCACCTTCCCTAACGCCGTCTGCAACGCGCCTTCCTGCGTCCCTTCGCGAGCGTCCTTTCTCAGCGGGCTCTACCCTTACAGCACCGGCTCCTATCTCAACGGCAGCGACCCTTGGACCAAGCCAGCCATGGACGAGATCGTCTCCCTGCCGGAGATCTTCAAGCAAGCGGGCTACATCACCTGGGGATCCGGAAAAGTCTTCCACACCAAAATCACTCCCGAACGCAAGGAAGCCGCTTTCGACAACGAGCCTTGGGCTGGCGACTTCGGGCCTTTCCTCAAGGAGGAAGACCAAATGGGCAGCAAGTGGTGGGGCGCCGGCGCCTGGGACGGACCCGATACGGACTTCCCGGACGTCGTAAACGCAGAGAAGGCCATCGCCTTCCTGAACGAAGTCCACGACCGCCCCTTCTTTATGGTCCTCGGCCTCTGGCGTCCGCACACCCCTTTCACCGCCCCGCAGCGTTTCTTCGACCAGTACGACCGAGACACGCTTCCCTTCCCGCCCGCGAGCTTCCAAAGCGGCGACCTGGACGACGTCCCGCAACAGGGCATCGAACTCTCTCGGGTCTGGGGAGAGCGCTGGATCGTATCCGGAGAATCAGACAAGGAAAAATGGAGAGACATTCTCTGGGGCTACGCCGCGACAACTAGCTTCGCCGACGACACGACCGGACGGGTCATCGAAGCTTTGGATGCAAGCCCCTACGCCGACAACACCATCGTAATTTTCGTATCCGACAATGGATACCACGTGGGCGAAAAGGAACACTTCGAAAAGTCGACCCTCTGGAGCGCTTCGGCTCGCGTCCCCTTCGCGATTCGTCTCCCGGGCAAGCAAAACGCCGCCGCAGTCTCAGATGCAACGGTCGGCTTGATCGATATTTACCCTACCTTGGTCGACTACTGCAGCCTTCCCCAGCCTCCCCAAGGTACCGACGGCCTGTCGATGCGGCCTGCCCTCGAGCAGCCAAGCTACAAATGGGACCGACCTGCTATAACGGTTTACGAAGTCGACCACTTTTCCGCCACCGACGGCTCGTATCGCTACATTCGATACGGCGACGGCAGCGAGGAGCTCTACGACCATTCAAGCGATCCCCACGAATTCGAAAACCTCGCCGACGAGCCGCGCCTCGCCGGCATAAAACGCCGATTCCAAAAGTGGATCCCTGAAAGATGGGCTCCCAGCCTCGGTGGCCGCCAAGGTTAA
- a CDS encoding glycoside hydrolase family 43 protein, with amino-acid sequence MKFPLHLIPLLALLAACTQSPDTDKSEAQTFTYQNPIRNGIDENGLRDCQVLRDGDWWYMTGTSYPHWSRQEDEDDESTFNKGVALYRSKDLLNWEFRKYIVERGSKDKWYYRRFWAPEIQKIGGKYYALFNARNDLVGAVGQNTGYAVADHIEGPYTVVTEDKPLSNGNDLTFFEDDDGKVWAFWNRGKEFGIGFAQIDLATATLLTEPTSAIQPGKVDYAYNPDGSRAKTPGYDGRPIDKVAKYYAWDSIGIEGAYVVKRHGTYFLFYSSWTRGYEIGYATADKITGPWTKHPSNPFYGAQNPKAVEKNGFEFTGDPDQYFNQVGHNEIFTGPDGRLWLSCHGIGEDGVPMLVIDPLDFHEDGTVTSKGPTYTPQTISLK; translated from the coding sequence ATGAAATTCCCCTTACACCTCATCCCGCTTCTAGCCCTTTTAGCAGCCTGTACCCAATCCCCCGATACCGATAAATCGGAAGCCCAAACCTTCACCTACCAAAACCCCATCCGCAACGGCATTGACGAAAACGGCCTGCGCGACTGCCAAGTGCTGCGCGACGGAGACTGGTGGTACATGACCGGCACCTCCTATCCGCACTGGAGTCGGCAAGAGGACGAGGACGACGAGTCGACCTTCAACAAAGGCGTGGCCCTCTACCGCTCCAAGGACTTGCTCAATTGGGAATTCCGCAAGTACATCGTAGAACGAGGGAGCAAGGACAAGTGGTACTATCGCCGCTTCTGGGCCCCCGAGATTCAAAAGATAGGAGGCAAATACTACGCTCTCTTCAACGCTCGCAACGACCTCGTCGGCGCCGTAGGCCAAAACACTGGATACGCAGTCGCCGACCACATCGAAGGTCCCTACACCGTCGTGACCGAAGACAAGCCGCTCTCCAACGGCAACGACTTGACCTTCTTCGAGGATGACGACGGCAAGGTCTGGGCCTTCTGGAACCGCGGCAAGGAGTTTGGCATCGGCTTCGCCCAAATCGACCTCGCCACCGCCACTCTTCTGACTGAGCCAACCAGCGCCATCCAACCGGGAAAAGTCGACTACGCTTACAACCCTGACGGTAGCCGGGCCAAGACGCCTGGCTACGACGGCCGCCCCATCGACAAGGTCGCCAAGTACTACGCATGGGACAGCATCGGCATCGAGGGCGCTTACGTCGTGAAAAGACACGGGACTTACTTCCTCTTCTATTCGTCGTGGACGCGCGGATACGAGATCGGCTACGCCACAGCCGACAAGATTACCGGCCCCTGGACCAAGCACCCAAGCAACCCTTTCTACGGCGCCCAGAATCCGAAAGCCGTCGAAAAGAACGGCTTCGAATTTACAGGCGATCCCGACCAGTACTTCAACCAAGTCGGCCACAACGAGATTTTCACCGGCCCCGACGGACGCCTGTGGCTCTCCTGCCATGGAATCGGCGAAGACGGAGTGCCCATGCTGGTGATCGACCCCTTGGACTTTCATGAAGACGGAACCGTCACCTCCAAGGGGCCCACCTACACTCCACAAACAATCTCTCTCAAATAG
- a CDS encoding glycoside hydrolase family 27 protein encodes MKNTETYPHHAWAQTPPLGWNSFICYGSSVTERQFKENVDAFADKLASTGWEYCVLDFCWSHPDPGPVANPNQEAGYTPHLASDEFGRLLPAVERFPSAANGAGLKPLADYTHSKGLKFGLHIMRGIPRQAVEAKTPVKGTNATAADIAQVGSKCTWLNHMYGVDMEQEAAQAYYDSLFELYAEWGVDYIKADDILTDYPGPYHAAEIEAIHKAIAKCGRPMVLSLSPGPAPVNQAQHLGAHANMWRMSADFWDRWRKLYEMFYLCNAWTDLGGPGYWPDADMLPMGRIALCGPEGEPRDSLFTTEEQRTMMTLWSIFRSPLMLGGDVPTLDETTLSLLTNEEVLAANKYGENPYQLYRHQTLVAWISDDSKSSDKFLALFNLADKTDTVPVTLEQIGLGPKVALRDLWKKEDLGATEQTIRKELSAHDCAFYRVSAR; translated from the coding sequence ATGAAAAATACAGAAACGTATCCGCATCACGCATGGGCCCAAACCCCGCCTCTCGGCTGGAACAGCTTTATCTGCTACGGCTCTTCCGTAACCGAAAGACAATTCAAGGAAAACGTTGACGCCTTCGCCGACAAGCTCGCCAGCACCGGCTGGGAATACTGCGTGCTCGACTTCTGCTGGTCCCATCCGGATCCTGGTCCCGTCGCCAACCCGAATCAAGAAGCTGGATACACGCCTCATCTCGCCTCCGACGAATTCGGACGCCTCCTCCCTGCAGTGGAGCGCTTCCCCTCGGCAGCCAATGGAGCAGGACTCAAGCCGCTCGCCGACTACACCCACTCCAAGGGGCTGAAGTTCGGGCTCCACATCATGCGCGGTATCCCCCGTCAAGCAGTGGAAGCGAAAACGCCTGTCAAAGGCACCAACGCCACCGCAGCCGACATTGCCCAAGTCGGCAGCAAGTGCACCTGGCTGAACCACATGTACGGGGTCGACATGGAACAGGAAGCAGCCCAAGCCTACTACGATTCCCTGTTCGAACTCTACGCGGAATGGGGAGTCGACTACATCAAGGCCGACGATATCCTCACCGACTATCCAGGCCCCTACCATGCCGCCGAAATCGAAGCCATCCACAAGGCCATCGCGAAATGCGGACGGCCTATGGTGCTTAGCCTTTCTCCTGGACCGGCACCCGTAAACCAAGCCCAGCACCTCGGCGCCCACGCCAACATGTGGCGCATGTCAGCCGACTTCTGGGACCGATGGAGGAAACTCTACGAGATGTTCTACCTCTGCAACGCCTGGACCGACCTAGGCGGCCCCGGCTACTGGCCGGACGCGGACATGCTCCCCATGGGACGCATCGCCCTCTGCGGACCGGAAGGTGAGCCCCGGGACTCCCTTTTCACCACCGAGGAGCAACGCACCATGATGACGCTCTGGTCCATCTTCCGCTCTCCGCTCATGCTCGGCGGCGACGTCCCCACCCTGGACGAAACCACCCTCTCGCTGCTCACCAACGAGGAGGTACTGGCAGCCAACAAGTATGGAGAAAATCCATACCAACTCTATCGCCACCAAACGCTCGTGGCTTGGATTTCCGACGATTCGAAATCGAGCGACAAGTTCCTAGCTCTCTTCAACCTCGCCGACAAGACCGATACCGTACCGGTGACGCTTGAGCAAATCGGTCTCGGTCCCAAGGTCGCCCTGCGCGACCTCTGGAAAAAGGAAGACCTTGGCGCCACGGAGCAAACCATCCGCAAAGAACTGTCAGCCCACGACTGCGCCTTCTACCGCGTATCCGCCCGCTAG
- a CDS encoding sulfatase gives MKFKPLSHVSFRMFGALTALCAFCASVSTAQQAPSNQQEEALNIVMIVVEDWSAFAIGAYGNEVVQTPNVDRFAETAVVFDRAYCQGPVCNPSRASFVTGLRPDTTRVYGNGEEMDDFIPAGAPSMAEILSRKDGAYLATTGKIVHKWEDAGRFAKGYDFLEYSHPYDKPPGFEGELRFLPWVQGGPREPEEEAFYLADKEMARRLREAREERDAKLAAGAEDNWPLRKPFQQLHAEQLGDSGLPAEMMEDGRIARSASGLLADLAKREEGPFFLSLGFYATHTPLLAPKEFVDLYDSDEMELSPATPSKDVKVPQVARRNGRNYDIFNGFYPEFDPTPERERKALASYYACASFVDAQVGIVLDAIEANGLADNTIVVLFSDHGFQLGEHGMWSKYSLFEQSTRVPLMVRDPRAKANGQRCDEIVELVDLLPTFCDFWGLEKDSLFEGVSFAPLLDDPQQEWKQAAFSMIPIGGLGRGVRTRDFRYAEWRKDKAHATDQSGEVVHELYDLTRDPLEQVNVVDDPLYQEQVRYLSQLLREGYHAAQP, from the coding sequence ATGAAGTTTAAGCCCCTAAGCCACGTCTCCTTTCGCATGTTCGGAGCATTGACCGCCCTTTGCGCGTTTTGCGCGAGCGTGTCGACTGCGCAACAGGCGCCTTCGAATCAGCAGGAGGAGGCTCTCAATATCGTGATGATCGTGGTCGAAGACTGGTCGGCCTTCGCGATCGGCGCCTACGGTAACGAAGTCGTGCAAACGCCCAATGTAGATCGCTTTGCGGAAACCGCGGTGGTTTTCGACCGCGCCTATTGCCAAGGGCCGGTTTGCAACCCCTCTCGAGCCTCCTTCGTGACGGGGCTGCGCCCCGACACCACGCGGGTCTATGGCAACGGGGAGGAGATGGACGACTTCATACCCGCCGGGGCGCCGAGTATGGCGGAAATCCTGTCCCGCAAGGATGGAGCCTATCTGGCGACGACGGGCAAGATCGTGCACAAGTGGGAAGATGCGGGACGATTCGCCAAGGGCTACGATTTCCTCGAGTATTCACATCCCTACGACAAGCCGCCCGGTTTCGAGGGAGAGCTGCGTTTTCTTCCGTGGGTGCAAGGCGGTCCGCGCGAGCCCGAAGAGGAAGCGTTCTATCTTGCTGACAAAGAGATGGCGCGTCGGCTGCGGGAAGCTCGCGAAGAGCGCGACGCCAAGCTAGCGGCAGGGGCGGAGGACAATTGGCCTTTACGTAAACCTTTCCAGCAGCTGCATGCCGAGCAGCTTGGCGATTCCGGCTTGCCTGCGGAGATGATGGAGGACGGACGCATCGCCAGGAGCGCTTCTGGCTTGCTGGCGGACTTGGCCAAGCGCGAGGAAGGGCCCTTTTTCCTGTCGCTCGGATTCTATGCCACGCACACACCTTTGCTCGCGCCCAAGGAGTTCGTGGACCTTTACGACTCCGATGAGATGGAACTAAGTCCGGCGACTCCTAGCAAGGACGTGAAGGTGCCGCAGGTCGCGCGTCGCAACGGTCGCAACTACGATATCTTCAACGGCTTCTATCCGGAGTTCGATCCGACTCCCGAGCGCGAACGCAAGGCGTTGGCTAGCTACTACGCGTGCGCCAGCTTCGTCGATGCCCAGGTCGGGATCGTTCTAGACGCGATCGAGGCCAATGGCTTGGCCGACAACACGATTGTCGTGCTGTTTTCGGACCACGGCTTCCAGCTCGGAGAGCACGGAATGTGGAGCAAGTACTCGCTCTTCGAACAATCGACCCGTGTGCCGCTGATGGTGCGGGATCCGCGGGCGAAAGCCAACGGCCAACGCTGCGACGAAATTGTGGAGCTGGTGGACCTCCTGCCCACTTTCTGCGACTTTTGGGGGCTGGAGAAGGACTCGCTGTTCGAGGGCGTCAGCTTTGCGCCGTTGCTGGACGACCCGCAGCAAGAGTGGAAGCAAGCTGCGTTCTCCATGATTCCCATCGGAGGTTTGGGGCGTGGCGTGCGCACCAGGGACTTTCGTTATGCGGAGTGGCGCAAGGACAAGGCTCACGCTACGGACCAAAGCGGGGAAGTCGTGCACGAACTCTACGACTTGACCCGCGATCCCCTGGAGCAGGTAAACGTCGTTGACGATCCGCTTTACCAGGAGCAGGTCCGCTACCTGTCTCAGCTGCTTCGCGAGGGCTACCACGCGGCTCAGCCCTAG
- a CDS encoding SLC5 family protein: protein MEHTFELHVLDYVSFFGYFVALSFIGYIAGKNKSEDAADYFLAGRSLPWYVVGSSYIAANISTEHFIGLIGAAVIYGISVATGEWSTVIAFSFLIWLYIPYLLTSKVYTAPEFLEKRFNKPMRTLFAGVTLAINVFAFLGPVIYGGALVLEELFSIPIIWSIVIIAILSGFWAIWGGLKSIALMDVLTILVMVGGGLTVTFLGFYYLGDGQGLIAGVKKMIDVNAGNAEFAQNFIAESVPHIMQGSEPGDEYGRLSVLQPLNHYSNPWSHWVLSFFYIGLWYTVINQHMIQKVLAAKDLYHARMGMVFASGLKLLLPFIVVVPGLIFFAMNPLIETPKTGYGEAEAAVLAELGIEYQLEEDNFLLDPTDATIVVDYPNGAQIVADAYRARNGELSSEEAEAAMAALSKARFGYSSDKANKTYILMIQDLVPPFMIGVLLAALFGAIQSTVCSVLNSTSTVFTIDFYKMFLKPNATQADEVVVGRVAGAIILALSIGMAILLATATKVNLFVFIQILYIFFAPPFSATFLMGSLWRRVSGFDALISTIVALAFASALKVMEFYFPENLPDLLKPFANQGVAVWVICMITLAISTVLTAPPPAKNVSDDLTFNWKKMDFGGGLGDKWYKSVTLWWAVALGGMFFFVILFSIVL, encoded by the coding sequence ATGGAACACACCTTTGAACTGCACGTCCTCGACTACGTATCCTTTTTTGGATACTTCGTCGCCCTTAGCTTTATCGGCTACATTGCTGGCAAAAACAAAAGCGAAGATGCCGCCGACTACTTCCTGGCTGGCCGATCCCTGCCTTGGTACGTGGTGGGCAGCTCCTACATCGCGGCCAATATCTCGACCGAGCACTTTATCGGACTCATCGGAGCCGCTGTCATCTACGGCATCAGCGTCGCGACAGGCGAGTGGTCGACAGTCATCGCTTTCAGCTTCCTGATCTGGCTCTACATTCCCTATCTCCTGACCAGCAAGGTCTACACCGCGCCAGAATTCCTGGAAAAGCGCTTCAACAAGCCGATGCGAACCTTGTTCGCCGGCGTTACCCTTGCGATCAACGTATTCGCTTTTCTAGGACCGGTCATATACGGCGGAGCCCTCGTCTTGGAAGAACTGTTCTCCATCCCCATCATTTGGTCGATCGTCATCATCGCCATCCTCTCGGGCTTCTGGGCGATCTGGGGCGGACTCAAGTCCATCGCCCTGATGGACGTTCTCACTATTCTTGTCATGGTCGGAGGCGGCCTCACCGTGACCTTCCTTGGCTTCTACTACCTCGGCGACGGGCAGGGCCTTATCGCCGGTGTCAAAAAGATGATCGATGTGAACGCCGGCAACGCGGAATTCGCCCAAAACTTCATAGCCGAGTCCGTGCCCCATATCATGCAAGGCTCGGAGCCCGGAGACGAGTACGGTCGACTCTCCGTGCTGCAGCCTCTCAACCACTATTCCAACCCTTGGTCCCACTGGGTTCTGAGCTTCTTCTACATCGGTCTTTGGTATACCGTCATCAACCAGCACATGATCCAAAAAGTGCTGGCGGCCAAGGACCTCTACCACGCCCGCATGGGCATGGTGTTCGCCTCCGGACTGAAACTGCTGCTTCCCTTCATCGTGGTCGTTCCCGGTCTCATCTTCTTCGCCATGAACCCTTTGATTGAAACTCCAAAAACTGGATACGGAGAAGCAGAGGCTGCAGTTCTAGCCGAACTTGGAATCGAGTACCAACTGGAAGAAGACAATTTCCTTCTCGATCCTACGGATGCCACCATCGTCGTCGACTATCCAAACGGAGCGCAAATCGTTGCCGACGCTTATCGAGCCCGCAACGGTGAGCTCTCTAGCGAGGAGGCGGAAGCCGCCATGGCCGCTCTCAGCAAAGCTCGCTTCGGCTACTCCAGCGACAAGGCCAACAAGACCTACATCCTCATGATCCAGGATCTCGTTCCTCCCTTCATGATCGGCGTACTCCTAGCCGCTCTCTTCGGAGCGATCCAGTCAACGGTCTGCTCGGTCCTGAACTCTACTTCGACCGTCTTCACCATCGACTTCTACAAGATGTTCCTCAAGCCCAACGCCACCCAAGCCGACGAAGTCGTGGTCGGTCGCGTCGCGGGGGCGATCATCTTGGCGCTATCCATCGGCATGGCGATCCTCTTGGCAACCGCCACCAAGGTGAACCTCTTCGTATTCATTCAGATCCTCTACATCTTCTTCGCCCCACCCTTCTCCGCAACCTTCCTCATGGGATCGCTATGGCGGCGCGTCAGCGGCTTCGACGCCTTGATCTCGACTATCGTGGCGCTCGCATTCGCGTCCGCCCTCAAGGTCATGGAGTTCTACTTCCCGGAAAACCTGCCCGACCTGCTCAAGCCCTTCGCGAACCAAGGCGTCGCGGTCTGGGTCATCTGCATGATTACCCTGGCGATCTCAACCGTGCTCACCGCTCCCCCTCCCGCCAAAAACGTCTCTGACGACCTCACCTTCAACTGGAAGAAAATGGATTTCGGCGGCGGCCTCGGCGACAAGTGGTACAAGAGCGTCACCCTTTGGTGGGCAGTCGCCCTTGGAGGCATGTTCTTTTTCGTGATCCTTTTCTCGATCGTCCTTTAA